A stretch of DNA from Streptomyces sp. NBC_01197:
CTCAACGGTGAGCGCGTCAAGCCGGCCCATGCGGTGCAGGCCGGAGACGAGGTGCGGCTGTTCCACGCGGGGCGTGAGCGGATCGTCGAGGTGTCGCGCCTGGTGCGCAAGCGGGTGGGGCCGCCGGTCGCGGCCGAGTGCTACGTGGACAACAGCCCGCCGCCCCCGCCCCGGGAGGCCGTTCTCGACATCCCGGTACGCGACCGGGGTACGGGTCGACCGACGAAGCGGGACCGGCGTGAACTGGAGCAGCTGCGCGGGGAGATCGGACTGCGCTGACCGGTCCGGTG
This window harbors:
- a CDS encoding RNA-binding S4 domain-containing protein, which translates into the protein MAAEEGTVRLDTWIWSVRLTKTRSQAAAACRAGHARLNGERVKPAHAVQAGDEVRLFHAGRERIVEVSRLVRKRVGPPVAAECYVDNSPPPPPREAVLDIPVRDRGTGRPTKRDRRELEQLRGEIGLR